The genomic interval ATAGATTTAATATTGCTTGATATAATGATGCCTCAAATGGATGGATTTGAAGTATGCAAACAGCTAAAGAAAACCAAAGAAACTGCTGAAATACCGATAATATTTGTTACTGCTGACCACGAAGTGATAGATGAGGCTAAGGGTTTTGAATTAGGTGCAGTAGATTATATACACAAACCAATAAAACCAGTAGTAGTAAAAGCAAGAGTCAAGTCACAGTTGATACTAGCTCATACACAGAAAGAACTTTCGAGATTAGTTGCTCTTAGAACATCAGAACTTGAAAACTTGAATATGGAAATATTCAAGATACTAGGCAGAGCAGGTGAATACAAAGACAACGAGACCGGAGCACATGTTAGAAGAATGAGTCAATATGCATATCAAATAGGTTTGGCATATGGAATGAAGGAAGAGGAAGCAAAGCGATTAGAGATAATAGCAGCTCTTCATGATTTAGGTAAAATAGGTATACCAGAACATATATTGTTAAAACCTGGTAAACTTGATAAAGAAG from Tissierellales bacterium carries:
- a CDS encoding HD domain-containing protein, producing the protein IDLILLDIMMPQMDGFEVCKQLKKTKETAEIPIIFVTADHEVIDEAKGFELGAVDYIHKPIKPVVVKARVKSQLILAHTQKELSRLVALRTSELENLNMEIFKILGRAGEYKDNETGAHVRRMSQYAYQIGLAYGMKEEEAKRLEIIAALHDLGKIGIPEHILLKPGKLDKEEWNVMKRHAQIGSQIIGKQTNKLLKDAAMIMKQHHERWDGTGYPKGLSGNDIHIYARIVALSDVFDALLSKRPYKEAWSMEKTKEYIAEQSGLHFDPEVVAAFDKVSDRLYSIRVIESGAE